A section of the Deinococcus hopiensis KR-140 genome encodes:
- a CDS encoding universal stress protein translates to MQYQRILVATGGAPHSEKAVERAIALAVHFGATLDIVAVIPIGANVFVNIAAGMPGAGKFEEQQAQDEHQLRGNHLQQVAAVARERGLLVHEHLLQGIKPADAILGVARDVGADLIVMGRRHTTAFSAAMAGSTGDAVSHAATTDVLIAR, encoded by the coding sequence GTGCAATACCAACGGATTCTCGTTGCTACGGGTGGTGCTCCTCATTCCGAGAAGGCTGTTGAGCGGGCCATTGCGCTCGCGGTGCACTTTGGCGCTACGCTCGACATCGTTGCTGTTATTCCCATAGGAGCAAACGTTTTCGTGAACATCGCTGCTGGCATGCCTGGTGCTGGGAAGTTCGAAGAGCAGCAGGCACAGGACGAACACCAACTGCGCGGCAATCACCTACAGCAGGTCGCAGCAGTCGCTCGAGAGCGGGGACTCCTCGTTCATGAACACCTGCTGCAAGGCATCAAACCTGCGGACGCGATCCTGGGCGTTGCTCGCGATGTGGGCGCGGACCTGATCGTCATGGGACGACGCCATACGACGGCATTCAGCGCCGCTATGGCGGGGAGCACTGGCGACGCCGTGAGTCACGCCGCCACGACCGATGTGCTGATTGCCCGCTAA
- a CDS encoding substrate-binding domain-containing protein — protein sequence MQVSDFDLPFAAKRSERSVGPRKTVAVLTDHMFHHYSTTLLAGAQSVLNAHGYGVTVYVGGHLTPGAHGYEQSSALYNLIRPEAHSGALLFSLTLSLSENTQQLEDFAQFLSPLPLVSVGRRVRGIPGVEVDNHTGMREMMKHLLDTCGYTQLAFVRGILGNFDSDEREGTFRKALKTHGLKVGEHQILSGNYSREAAHRATEEFLTSGCMPGVQVLVCANDDMAEGVMRAVRESGRRIPEDIAVVGFDDIGTARTALPPLTTVRQPIFKEGQASAQMLLSLLGERSDPLTGLSSELVVRESCGVHLRSPPPQVLPNVAVHPPRPVRLPRERQLRQAFSAAIMTDQPPDFLSLWRTAMAEVTHSDAEVSLWRDFLQTLSAPFQAQTAEEARKLAQLQLDATWLLLDAAQTFRATQLHEEGVRSARVAAMFAARSQDALSHAVRDYFDHLRLARYILVVYPEPTDQPSPVGQVVLSGPGPLPIDSGPFETRQLLPAPMQGELDRPVLLVAPLNTAEVHFGYLLYERPDENTDWNEETAKVYFDDETQLRTVTHALLYQRERQVRERHAAELERHAAELERHTHELEAEVQRRTEHIAHREARFRALVQSASDLITVMSEDFSIQYISPAAQAVFGHAPEAMQGRSLLEFAPSDQWGDSKRLIARLLREGQGSTLRREFRFLHASGEERWMEGRITNLLSDPDVGGLVLNSRDITDAVRTRQELEASHQEVLASHQQVLASERLASLGRLTAGLAHEINTPLAATMNYLHSLRLLVMEYKTSLRTPEVTADDHEEISAEMLQVLEDAEKTTGRIGEFIRQMRTHTRNVAGGVSIFDPFKLASETLAMVAHQARLADVELHLEFYPLALSLRGEPGRFTQVLTNLVVNAIHACEGLPRGRRVDVRFRCSGDRLNMQVEDNGTGMTPEVLERIFDPLFTTKDAGKGTGLGLSIIHDIVHGHFGGEITVESTVGAGTLVDVRFKTPDAIA from the coding sequence GTGCAGGTAAGTGACTTTGACCTCCCCTTTGCGGCGAAGCGTTCCGAACGCTCTGTGGGTCCCCGCAAGACGGTGGCGGTGCTGACCGACCACATGTTTCACCATTACAGCACCACGCTGCTCGCGGGCGCGCAGTCGGTGCTGAACGCGCATGGGTACGGCGTCACAGTGTATGTCGGCGGGCACCTCACGCCGGGCGCACACGGGTACGAGCAGAGCAGCGCGCTGTACAACTTGATTCGTCCGGAAGCGCACAGCGGCGCGCTCCTGTTCTCGCTGACGCTGAGTCTGAGCGAGAACACGCAGCAGTTGGAGGACTTCGCGCAGTTTCTCTCGCCGCTTCCGCTGGTAAGCGTGGGCCGCCGCGTGCGCGGGATTCCGGGCGTCGAGGTCGACAACCACACTGGGATGCGCGAGATGATGAAGCATCTCCTGGACACCTGCGGGTACACGCAGCTTGCCTTTGTTCGGGGCATTCTGGGAAACTTCGATTCCGATGAGCGCGAGGGGACCTTTCGCAAAGCCCTGAAGACGCACGGCCTGAAGGTGGGCGAGCACCAGATTCTTTCGGGCAACTACTCGCGTGAAGCGGCCCACCGGGCCACCGAGGAGTTCCTGACCTCGGGATGCATGCCCGGCGTGCAGGTGTTGGTGTGCGCGAACGACGACATGGCTGAAGGGGTCATGCGCGCCGTGCGTGAATCGGGACGCCGTATTCCCGAGGACATCGCCGTGGTGGGCTTCGACGATATCGGTACGGCACGCACGGCGCTGCCTCCCCTGACCACGGTGCGGCAGCCGATCTTCAAGGAAGGCCAAGCCTCAGCGCAGATGCTGCTGTCGCTTCTGGGTGAGCGCAGCGACCCGCTCACCGGATTGTCTTCCGAGTTGGTGGTGCGTGAGTCATGTGGCGTACACCTCCGGAGCCCTCCTCCACAGGTTTTGCCAAATGTGGCCGTTCACCCACCGCGCCCCGTTCGCCTTCCCAGGGAACGGCAACTGCGACAGGCCTTCTCGGCGGCCATCATGACAGACCAGCCTCCGGACTTCCTGTCGCTGTGGCGCACAGCCATGGCCGAAGTTACGCACAGCGACGCGGAAGTGAGCTTGTGGCGCGATTTTCTGCAGACCCTGTCCGCCCCTTTTCAGGCGCAAACGGCGGAGGAGGCGCGGAAGCTTGCGCAGCTGCAGTTGGACGCGACCTGGCTGCTGCTCGACGCCGCGCAGACCTTCCGCGCCACGCAACTCCACGAGGAGGGCGTGCGCAGCGCCCGGGTGGCAGCGATGTTCGCAGCGCGCAGTCAGGACGCGCTGTCTCACGCGGTTCGCGATTACTTTGATCACCTCAGGCTCGCGCGCTACATCCTGGTGGTGTACCCGGAACCTACCGATCAACCCAGCCCGGTCGGGCAGGTGGTGCTGAGCGGACCGGGCCCGCTGCCGATCGACAGCGGGCCCTTTGAAACGCGGCAACTGCTTCCGGCCCCGATGCAGGGCGAACTCGACCGCCCGGTGCTGCTGGTCGCGCCCCTCAACACCGCGGAGGTGCATTTCGGGTACCTGCTCTACGAACGCCCCGATGAAAACACCGACTGGAACGAGGAGACCGCCAAGGTCTACTTCGACGATGAGACGCAGTTGCGCACCGTCACGCACGCGCTGCTCTACCAGCGTGAGCGGCAGGTGCGTGAGCGCCACGCCGCTGAGCTCGAACGTCACGCAGCGGAACTTGAACGCCACACGCACGAACTCGAAGCGGAAGTGCAGCGCCGAACGGAGCACATCGCCCACCGCGAAGCGCGCTTCCGCGCCCTGGTGCAAAGTGCGTCGGACCTTATCACGGTTATGTCGGAGGATTTCTCCATTCAGTACATCAGCCCTGCCGCTCAGGCGGTCTTCGGGCACGCTCCAGAGGCCATGCAGGGCAGGAGCTTGCTGGAATTCGCGCCGTCCGATCAGTGGGGCGATAGCAAACGCCTGATAGCGCGGCTGCTGCGCGAAGGGCAGGGCAGCACCCTCCGGCGTGAATTCCGGTTCCTGCACGCCTCCGGAGAAGAGCGCTGGATGGAAGGGCGAATCACGAACCTGCTCAGCGACCCGGACGTGGGGGGCCTGGTGCTCAACTCCCGCGATATCACGGACGCCGTGCGTACACGCCAGGAGCTGGAAGCCAGCCATCAGGAAGTCCTGGCGAGTCACCAGCAGGTCCTGGCCAGCGAACGCCTCGCGAGCCTTGGGCGGCTCACGGCGGGTCTGGCGCACGAGATCAACACGCCGCTGGCGGCCACCATGAATTACCTGCACTCCCTCCGCCTGCTGGTCATGGAGTACAAGACGTCGCTCAGGACCCCCGAAGTGACGGCGGACGATCACGAGGAGATCAGCGCGGAAATGCTCCAGGTGCTCGAAGACGCCGAGAAGACCACCGGGCGCATCGGGGAGTTCATTCGGCAGATGCGCACCCACACGCGCAACGTGGCGGGTGGCGTGAGCATCTTCGATCCATTCAAGCTGGCCTCGGAGACGCTCGCCATGGTGGCGCATCAAGCGCGCCTTGCGGATGTGGAACTGCACCTGGAGTTCTACCCACTGGCCCTGAGCTTGCGCGGAGAACCGGGCCGGTTCACGCAAGTCCTGACGAACCTCGTCGTCAACGCCATTCACGCCTGCGAGGGCCTGCCCCGAGGACGGCGCGTGGACGTGCGCTTCAGGTGCTCAGGAGACCGCCTGAACATGCAGGTGGAGGACAACGGCACCGGGATGACCCCCGAAGTGCTGGAGCGGATCTTCGATCCCCTCTTCACCACCAAGGATGCTGGGAAAGGCACCGGCCTGGGGTTGTCCATCATTCACGACATTGTGCACGGCCACTTTGGAGGAGAGATCACCGTCGAGAGCACTGTGGGCGCCGGCACACTGGTGGACGTGCGCTTCAAGACCCCCGACGCAATCGCCTGA
- a CDS encoding endo alpha-1,4 polygalactosaminidase encodes MHSGFSSSQRCATSPKPADRDFRKRSNLGEVQRGDSDIWAGEKWLDVRGFSRTATGKIATIRSVMGARLALARSKGCAAVEPDNVDAWSNDVSQNAPAGTPRNAVSASDQLAYNRWTADAAHAQGLSVLLKNDLDQVADLQDVYDGALNEECFDFTGDCFLLKRLRDAGKAIYVVEYHNAGFATAARKAQASQLHLNVILTDPDATQLDPYARFGTW; translated from the coding sequence TTGCACTCCGGGTTCAGCTCATCGCAGCGCTGTGCAACCTCACCCAAGCCTGCCGATCGTGACTTTCGCAAGAGGTCTAATCTGGGTGAGGTCCAACGTGGCGACAGCGACATCTGGGCGGGTGAGAAGTGGCTCGACGTTCGTGGATTCAGCCGTACGGCAACTGGGAAAATCGCCACAATCCGTAGCGTTATGGGTGCCCGGCTCGCCCTCGCCCGGAGCAAAGGATGTGCCGCTGTGGAGCCGGACAATGTGGATGCCTGGAGCAATGACGTGAGCCAGAACGCACCGGCCGGAACCCCCCGAAACGCTGTTTCAGCGTCCGACCAACTGGCTTACAACCGTTGGACGGCAGACGCCGCACATGCGCAAGGTCTCTCCGTACTCCTCAAGAACGATCTGGATCAGGTGGCGGATCTGCAGGACGTCTACGACGGTGCCCTCAACGAGGAGTGCTTTGACTTTACCGGTGACTGTTTTCTTTTGAAGCGCTTGCGCGATGCAGGCAAGGCCATCTACGTGGTCGAGTATCACAATGCTGGCTTTGCCACCGCGGCCCGCAAGGCGCAGGCATCCCAGCTGCATTTGAACGTGATCCTCACTGACCCGGACGCGACGCAACTCGATCCATACGCCCGCTTCGGCACTTGGTGA
- a CDS encoding transposase family protein, with amino-acid sequence MLMCTVTQRILGTATSAGAVHDLKLFRQSGVRFPHQTALIGDAGYQGLWRSHRHALTPHKATQASPLSAEQRQDNRVLAHTRQAIEHMIRRMKIFRVLKGVYRHRRRRFALRVQLIAALCNLTQACRS; translated from the coding sequence GTGCTGATGTGCACAGTGACGCAGCGCATCCTGGGCACCGCCACGAGCGCTGGGGCGGTTCATGACCTAAAGCTGTTTCGTCAGTCAGGCGTTCGTTTTCCTCACCAAACGGCGCTTATTGGAGATGCAGGGTATCAGGGCCTGTGGAGAAGCCACAGGCACGCCCTTACCCCCCATAAGGCGACGCAGGCGTCGCCTCTGTCCGCGGAGCAGCGCCAGGACAACCGTGTCCTCGCGCATACCAGGCAGGCAATCGAGCATATGATCCGTCGCATGAAGATCTTCCGTGTGCTGAAGGGCGTGTACCGACATCGGCGGCGTCGGTTTGCACTCCGGGTTCAGCTCATCGCAGCGCTGTGCAACCTCACCCAAGCCTGCCGATCGTGA
- a CDS encoding transposase family protein — protein sequence MNRKQFRRRTGVYPETFAEMEEVLTLREGQKKKSGRPAALSVAEQLLMTLEFWREYRTFAHLGDDWGVHEATVHRTVERVEAALIASARFQLPKKRVFQEAQLVYSIVAVDASEVPCERPKKSSARGTAARKSGTP from the coding sequence ATGAATCGCAAGCAGTTCCGTCGACGCACCGGGGTCTACCCGGAAACGTTTGCTGAGATGGAAGAGGTGCTGACCCTACGCGAAGGACAGAAAAAGAAATCAGGCCGCCCCGCCGCGCTCAGCGTGGCGGAACAACTGCTGATGACCCTGGAATTCTGGCGCGAGTACCGGACCTTCGCCCACCTGGGTGACGACTGGGGTGTGCACGAAGCCACCGTGCATCGCACGGTGGAACGCGTGGAAGCGGCTCTGATTGCCAGTGCACGGTTCCAGCTGCCCAAGAAACGCGTGTTTCAGGAAGCACAACTCGTGTACAGCATCGTCGCGGTCGATGCTTCCGAAGTGCCCTGTGAACGGCCCAAAAAAAGCAGCGCGCGTGGTACAGCGGCAAGAAAAAGCGGCACACCCTGA
- a CDS encoding endo alpha-1,4 polygalactosaminidase: protein MRRTRSTTRVLLAVMVFLNSDGSAADSRQSKTNLKGAGLPVREKPPVQASWSYNIGSSEALNGGATPTGQVISLDLYAVTQATITRLRGRGKYVVCYYSAGTSERYRTDPDSLKLLDPALNRPLAKVVG from the coding sequence ATGAGACGTACGCGCAGCACGACCAGGGTCCTTCTTGCGGTGATGGTATTTCTGAACAGTGACGGTTCAGCTGCCGATTCACGCCAGAGTAAAACCAATCTCAAAGGAGCGGGGCTTCCTGTTCGCGAGAAGCCGCCGGTTCAGGCCTCCTGGTCATACAATATTGGCAGCTCAGAGGCGCTCAACGGGGGGGCCACCCCCACGGGTCAGGTCATCAGCCTCGACCTTTATGCGGTCACCCAGGCGACCATCACCCGCTTGAGGGGCAGGGGCAAGTACGTGGTGTGTTACTACAGTGCGGGTACGTCAGAGCGCTACCGCACTGACCCGGACAGCTTGAAACTGCTGGATCCAGCGCTCAATAGACCTCTTGCGAAAGTCGTAGGCTAA
- a CDS encoding aldo/keto reductase, whose translation MEYRTLGKTGYDISSIGFGAWAIGGTWGEVNDAQSLGALHRALDLGVNFFDTADVYGDGHSERLLRRLRQERQEPFLIATKAGRRLDPHVAGGYNRENLRAFVERSLDNLGAETLDLLQLHCPPSEVYGQDEVFGVLDDFVREGLLRAYGVSVETVSEALTAIRHPGVATVQMIFNAFRLKPAEDFFAAAREADVGIIARVPLASGLLTGKLRRETSFAPDDHRAFNRHGEAFDRGETFSGVEYETGLEAAQQLQELVPPGMTLAGFALRWILMFPEVSCAIPGARTPQQAESNAAAADLPPLDEAQMQAVQDVYDRLIRAQVHPLW comes from the coding sequence ATGGAGTACAGAACGCTGGGCAAGACGGGATACGACATTTCCAGCATCGGCTTTGGGGCCTGGGCCATCGGCGGAACCTGGGGCGAAGTGAACGATGCGCAGAGCCTGGGCGCGCTGCACCGCGCGCTGGACCTGGGCGTCAACTTCTTCGATACGGCTGACGTGTACGGTGACGGCCACAGCGAGCGGCTGCTGCGGCGCCTGCGCCAGGAACGCCAGGAACCCTTTCTGATCGCCACCAAGGCGGGACGGCGCCTCGATCCCCACGTGGCGGGCGGCTACAACCGGGAGAACCTGCGCGCCTTCGTGGAGCGCAGCCTGGACAACCTAGGCGCCGAGACGCTGGACCTGCTGCAACTGCACTGCCCGCCCTCCGAGGTCTATGGCCAAGACGAGGTGTTCGGGGTACTGGATGACTTCGTGCGTGAGGGATTACTGCGGGCCTACGGGGTCAGCGTGGAAACGGTGTCCGAAGCCCTCACAGCCATTCGTCATCCTGGCGTCGCCACCGTGCAGATGATCTTCAACGCCTTCCGGCTCAAGCCGGCCGAGGACTTTTTCGCGGCGGCGCGGGAGGCGGACGTGGGCATTATCGCCCGGGTGCCCCTGGCAAGCGGCCTGCTGACCGGCAAGCTGCGACGTGAGACTTCCTTCGCCCCAGACGATCACCGCGCCTTCAACCGCCACGGCGAGGCGTTTGACCGGGGTGAAACGTTTTCCGGGGTCGAGTACGAAACTGGCCTGGAAGCCGCCCAGCAACTTCAGGAACTGGTGCCCCCTGGCATGACCCTGGCGGGGTTCGCCCTGCGCTGGATTCTGATGTTCCCGGAAGTCAGCTGCGCCATACCCGGGGCCCGAACCCCGCAGCAGGCCGAGAGCAACGCCGCCGCTGCAGATCTGCCGCCGCTGGATGAGGCGCAGATGCAGGCGGTCCAGGACGTCTATGACCGCCTGATCCGTGCCCAGGTGCATCCCCTGTGGTGA
- a CDS encoding beta-galactosidase trimerization domain-containing protein, which produces MLGQGEAHRVRLNSSGTAHKLREWAEVVHTVGAETLANFETDCTAGFRAITRNTFGAVRADCLAGDFPRETVSLVLEEALGGGFAPPASLNSRTSPSPISARPRCSTCFEHGGEWGAACGRAPLTAPHSPPCAFRSPGSVKKKSAR; this is translated from the coding sequence GTGCTGGGGCAGGGCGAGGCCCACCGGGTACGCCTCAACAGCAGCGGCACGGCCCACAAGCTGCGCGAGTGGGCGGAAGTGGTTCATACGGTGGGCGCCGAGACGCTGGCGAACTTCGAGACGGACTGTACCGCGGGCTTCCGGGCGATCACCCGCAACACTTTCGGCGCGGTGCGGGCCGACTGCCTCGCGGGGGACTTTCCCCGGGAAACCGTGAGCCTGGTGCTGGAGGAAGCGCTGGGCGGGGGGTTCGCGCCTCCCGCCTCCCTGAACAGCCGAACGTCACCCTCTCCGATCTCGGCGAGACCCAGGTGCTCCACCTGCTTCGAACATGGGGGAGAATGGGGCGCCGCGTGTGGAAGGGCACCCCTCACGGCGCCCCATTCTCCCCCATGCGCATTTCGCTCGCCGGGCTCGGTCAAAAAGAAGTCCGCACGTTGA
- a CDS encoding RICIN domain-containing protein: MNKRFTALTGLTLLLFGCTSAPAPSTPRASGSGLSAQATLSSTAIIDTRIRHQTFRGWGTSLAWWANVVGGWSSTSRDGIMDALYSPAGLNFTVARYNLGADAPDNVCRGQMRPGGNVQSLSTAPGVYDWARDANQRWVLKAAQARGANLLEAFVNSAPSYMLTNRCTAGATSPGYNNLRTDQYNAYGDYVATVLKRFRDVEGVKFTTVAPLNEPDSGYWFSTGKQEGMNVTRAEQPKIIGAVAAALGRQGVTTPLSAMDTTDIDLTNTEFLSYPDTTRSLIRQINSHAYKGSLRSVLRNTAQRYGKGLWMSEYGCCDVGNTPENQLSTALRLAGTIQKDLTDLQAEAWVYWQAVEHADGSAGANHTWGLIKANLVSGETFGRTKAYFGMGQFSKFIRPGAQILPISRTNTVAALNTTNQLVVVAINDAGSATPVTLDLSGFTSTGGTARLYRTSGTENLAQLASVTVSNRSLALTLAPSSITTVVIDSASAAAPSTALSSGKSYKILNKNSWKALEVYGESAADGAAVSQYNDSGSHNQRWIISDLGNGSFRLTNKNSGKALDVAGGSTAGGAGVIQYASNGGLNQQWQIQPSGQGYYKLINRGSQKALDVNAGSLNNTDPATNTARIIQWDSNDGDNQQWLIVRAD, translated from the coding sequence ATGAACAAGCGTTTCACTGCCCTGACCGGCCTGACCCTTCTGCTGTTCGGCTGCACCTCAGCACCTGCGCCTTCCACGCCCCGGGCCTCCGGCAGCGGGCTGAGCGCACAGGCCACCCTGTCCAGCACGGCGATCATCGACACGCGAATTCGGCACCAGACCTTCCGGGGCTGGGGCACCTCGCTGGCGTGGTGGGCGAATGTGGTGGGGGGCTGGTCCAGCACGTCGCGCGACGGGATCATGGACGCGCTGTATTCCCCGGCTGGCCTGAACTTCACCGTCGCCCGTTACAACCTCGGCGCAGACGCCCCCGATAACGTCTGCCGGGGCCAGATGCGGCCCGGCGGCAACGTCCAGAGCCTGTCGACCGCGCCCGGCGTCTATGATTGGGCACGGGACGCCAACCAGCGCTGGGTGCTGAAGGCGGCGCAGGCCCGGGGCGCGAATCTGCTGGAAGCCTTCGTCAACTCGGCACCCTCTTACATGCTGACCAACCGCTGCACCGCCGGGGCCACCTCTCCGGGCTACAACAACCTGCGGACCGACCAGTACAACGCTTATGGGGACTATGTCGCCACGGTTCTCAAGCGTTTCCGGGACGTGGAGGGGGTCAAGTTCACCACCGTCGCTCCCCTGAACGAGCCGGATTCCGGGTACTGGTTTTCCACCGGCAAACAGGAAGGGATGAACGTGACCCGCGCCGAACAGCCGAAGATCATTGGAGCTGTGGCTGCCGCGCTGGGACGTCAGGGCGTCACCACACCGCTCAGCGCGATGGACACCACCGACATCGACCTGACGAACACCGAGTTCCTGAGCTATCCGGACACCACCAGATCGCTGATCCGCCAGATCAACTCGCACGCTTACAAGGGCAGCCTCCGCAGCGTTTTGCGCAACACGGCGCAGAGGTACGGTAAGGGCCTGTGGATGTCCGAGTACGGATGCTGCGACGTAGGGAACACACCCGAAAACCAGCTGTCCACGGCCCTGCGGCTGGCCGGGACCATCCAGAAGGACCTGACCGACCTTCAGGCGGAGGCCTGGGTGTACTGGCAGGCGGTGGAACATGCCGACGGCAGCGCCGGGGCCAACCACACCTGGGGGCTCATCAAGGCCAACCTCGTCTCTGGCGAGACCTTTGGCCGCACAAAGGCCTATTTCGGCATGGGCCAGTTCAGCAAATTCATTCGGCCCGGCGCCCAGATTCTGCCGATCAGCCGGACAAACACCGTCGCGGCCCTGAACACCACCAACCAACTCGTGGTCGTGGCGATCAACGACGCGGGCAGCGCGACCCCGGTGACCCTTGACCTGAGCGGCTTCACGTCTACCGGCGGCACGGCCCGGCTCTACCGAACCTCGGGCACGGAAAACCTCGCCCAGCTGGCCTCGGTGACGGTGAGTAACCGGTCCCTCGCCCTCACGCTCGCCCCGTCCTCGATCACCACGGTGGTGATCGACAGTGCCTCCGCGGCCGCCCCCAGTACGGCCCTTTCCAGCGGCAAGAGCTACAAGATTCTCAACAAGAACAGCTGGAAGGCGCTGGAGGTATACGGCGAATCAGCGGCGGACGGCGCGGCGGTCTCCCAGTACAATGACAGCGGCAGCCACAACCAGCGCTGGATCATCTCGGATCTGGGCAACGGGTCCTTCCGGCTCACCAACAAGAACAGCGGCAAGGCGCTGGACGTGGCCGGGGGCAGTACCGCTGGAGGGGCGGGCGTAATCCAGTACGCCAGCAACGGTGGCCTCAACCAGCAGTGGCAGATTCAGCCCAGCGGCCAGGGCTACTACAAGCTGATCAACCGTGGCAGTCAGAAGGCGCTGGACGTGAACGCGGGGTCGCTGAACAACACCGACCCCGCCACCAACACGGCCAGGATCATCCAGTGGGACAGCAACGATGGAGACAACCAGCAGTGGCTCATTGTGCGTGCGGATTGA
- a CDS encoding cold-shock protein: MPAGRVKWFNAEKGFGFIETPGSPDVFAHFSAITGSGFKKLNEGDEVEFDVEEGQRGKGPQAKNIVVTKAAPAPAYGDRPQRRDDRW; the protein is encoded by the coding sequence ATGCCTGCAGGAAGAGTGAAATGGTTTAACGCGGAAAAAGGCTTTGGATTTATCGAGACGCCGGGGAGCCCGGACGTGTTCGCGCACTTCAGCGCGATCACAGGCAGTGGATTCAAGAAGCTGAACGAGGGGGACGAGGTCGAGTTCGACGTGGAAGAAGGCCAGCGCGGCAAGGGCCCACAGGCCAAGAACATTGTCGTCACGAAGGCCGCTCCAGCCCCTGCATACGGTGACCGCCCCCAGCGCCGCGACGACCGCTGGTAA
- a CDS encoding FAD-binding oxidoreductase produces the protein MTQTLGAQFIPDPTPKVSRVPTPSVDFGPLAAAVMGEVLLPPSARYEEVRGVWNAAADLYPAAIVRPLNAREVACAVRFARASSLPLAVRSGGHSPAGFGTVEGGLVLDLSAMKAISADPQTRRVWVQPGLTWGEVADSLQSYGLAITAGDTPTVGVGGLTQGGGIGWFVRKHGLALDRLRAVELVTAEGQLLRASAGENPELFWGIRGGGANFGVITQYEFEAHEGGTVLGGLVIFSGVDARRILGEYARLAAAADDGLSTQAVLFAAPPLPFVPEEAVGQPLVAISMCYSGDLTQGEAVLAPLRRLGTPVLDTVAPIPYSGMLRLPLYAQAGDRGFRHFIRSQFVTQVDGTFLDALVDGTMQVFNPGTLVQLRVLGGELARIPAESAAFSHRDKAAVLMIAHLVPGEHPAEAAELAQQATEHVWQAVRPFACGTYGNFLALGEEGRVGEVFRTSALQRLAVLKAQYDPHNVFARNANVRA, from the coding sequence ATGACGCAGACCCTCGGAGCCCAATTCATCCCCGACCCGACCCCCAAAGTCTCCCGCGTCCCCACCCCATCCGTGGACTTCGGACCCCTCGCTGCCGCAGTGATGGGCGAGGTGCTGCTGCCCCCCTCCGCCCGGTATGAGGAGGTCCGGGGCGTGTGGAACGCGGCCGCCGACCTGTATCCCGCCGCCATCGTCCGGCCGCTGAATGCCCGGGAGGTGGCGTGCGCCGTGCGCTTTGCACGCGCCAGCAGCCTCCCCCTCGCCGTCCGCAGCGGCGGCCATAGCCCCGCCGGATTCGGCACCGTGGAGGGCGGCCTGGTCCTGGACCTCTCGGCCATGAAGGCCATCTCGGCCGATCCCCAGACGCGCCGAGTCTGGGTGCAGCCGGGCCTGACCTGGGGTGAGGTGGCCGATTCCCTACAGTCCTACGGCCTGGCGATCACGGCGGGCGATACCCCCACAGTGGGCGTGGGTGGCCTGACCCAGGGCGGCGGCATCGGCTGGTTCGTGCGCAAGCATGGCCTCGCCCTGGACCGCCTGCGGGCCGTGGAGCTCGTCACGGCCGAGGGACAACTCCTGCGGGCGAGCGCTGGGGAGAACCCCGAGCTGTTCTGGGGGATTCGGGGCGGCGGCGCGAACTTCGGGGTCATCACGCAGTACGAATTCGAGGCCCACGAGGGCGGGACAGTACTCGGCGGCCTCGTCATCTTCAGCGGCGTGGACGCCCGGCGCATCCTGGGTGAGTACGCGCGCCTTGCCGCCGCCGCCGACGACGGGCTCTCCACGCAGGCCGTGCTGTTCGCCGCTCCCCCGCTGCCGTTTGTCCCCGAGGAAGCGGTGGGGCAGCCCCTGGTTGCCATTTCCATGTGTTACAGCGGTGACCTGACGCAGGGCGAGGCGGTCCTCGCGCCCCTGCGCCGCCTGGGCACCCCGGTCCTCGATACCGTCGCACCTATTCCCTACAGCGGCATGCTGCGGCTGCCGCTGTACGCCCAGGCCGGTGACCGGGGTTTTCGCCACTTCATCCGCTCGCAGTTTGTGACGCAGGTGGACGGCACCTTCCTGGACGCCCTGGTAGACGGCACGATGCAGGTCTTTAATCCGGGCACGCTGGTTCAGCTGCGCGTCCTCGGCGGCGAACTCGCGCGCATTCCGGCCGAAAGCGCCGCCTTCTCGCACCGGGACAAGGCCGCCGTGCTGATGATCGCGCACCTGGTCCCTGGAGAACACCCCGCCGAGGCGGCCGAACTGGCCCAGCAGGCCACCGAACACGTCTGGCAGGCGGTCAGGCCGTTTGCCTGCGGTACCTACGGCAATTTCCTGGCCCTGGGTGAGGAGGGGCGCGTGGGAGAAGTGTTCCGCACGTCCGCGCTCCAGCGGCTGGCGGTCCTCAAGGCCCAGTACGATCCGCACAACGTCTTTGCCCGCAACGCGAACGTCCGCGCCTGA